The Paenibacillus spongiae nucleotide sequence AATGATGTCCGGGGTATTGCCGGCGGATATTAAGGCAGCCAGCTCGCCAGTGCCCTGTTCCATGTAGTTCACCTTAATATTGGGATACACTTTGTTGAATTCAACCATCATTTTATTGAATTTGTCGGTTATGCCGCCTCCCCATCCCGAAATCACGTTTACCTCGCCCTGCATGGACTTGTCCGATTGATTAGACTGTTGTTCTGTCGCTTCATTCGTGCCTGAATTGTTTCCTGTCTCCTTGGTGTCGGTTTCCTTAGAAGTCCCCGGATCGCCGTTTGTCTGGCCGTTTCCCCCGCTGCAAGCCGTTAAGACTGCAACCATGAGCATAACCGCACATGCGGCACTGAGCAGGTTGAACCTTTTACGATAGCGTTTCATCATTCATTCCTCCAATGAACATATTTTCATTTAAAAAGCACTCTCGCTGCTGTCTTACCCCCTTCCGTCAATGCTTGGATATATTTTAGTTCGTTCATTATGAATTCGTTGTGAATCTTCGGTCCTCAGGCGGAGCGCCAAAACAACAAGAAAAACCGGAAGGGCCGCTTATATCGGCGGTACCTTCCGGTTTTCTCTGTACTCCATTACTCCGTTATGACTTGTCGGACTTTCCTGCCAGCTCGATGATCATTACGACGAGGATGAGTAGTTGAATGAGCAGCTCAGCTCCCATTTCATTCCCTCCATACACCGTGTAATGCTCCTTCGATTGGCCTCTCCTCCCGCAGGGTCAAACCTTCACGTCTCCCGTTCTATACCTATGCGGGTTATTCCGGTTATATGTCTTCGTTCAAGCCTATATGCTCCTGCCGAGACTCCCCCCTGCTGATTGCCGTAAGTTTTATCGGATAATAGACCGCAGCGCATGTGTAAAACAGCGACGCATAAGGAATGCTATCCCTTTGAAAGGAGTGTTTACCTTGACACAACAGCAGAATAACATGCCGCAGACTCAGCAGGCGCCGCAGCGGCCGACCTCATTCCCGCCGCAGCATCAGAATCAGATGCCGGGAATCGAAGCGGAGATGAATCCCAGACCTCAATTCGACTCTCCCGCCTACCTCCCGGCCGGCAAGCTCAAAGGCAAGGTTGCCATCATTACCGGAGGGGACAGCGGCATCGGCCGGGCCGTTGCCGTAGCGTACGCCAAAGAAGGGGCCGATTTGGCCATTGTATATTTAAACGAGAATAACGATGCGCAGGAGACTAAACGGCTTGTGGAAGCGTTCGGCATCCGATGCCTGCTGTTAGCGGGCGATATCGGCGACCCCTTGTTCTGCAAGAAGTCCGTCGATGACACGATCCGGCAGTTCGGCAAGATCGACATAGTCGTCAATAATGCCGCCGAGCAGCATCCGCAGGATACCATTGAACAAATTACGCCGGAACAACTGGAACGGACGTTCAAGACGAACGTGTTCGGTATGTTCTACTTAACTCAAGCGGCGAGTCCGCATCTCCACAAAGGCGCTACTATTATTAATACCACATCCGTGACCGCCTACAGGGGCAGTCCGACTCTGCTCGATTACTCAGCGACGAAGGGCGCGATGGTCGCATTCACCCGCTCGCTGTCCATGAATTTGAACCCGAGGGGCATCCGCGTCAATGCGGTGGCGCCCGGCCCCGTGTGGACGCCGCTCATCCCCTCCACCTTCGACGCGCAGCAGGTGGCCAAATTCGGCTCGGATACGCCGCTCGGCCGATGCGGGCAGCCGGATGAAATGGCTCCTGCCTACGTCTACCTGGCATGTGAAGACTCGTCTTATATGAGTGGACAAGTCATGCATGTGAATGGCGGAGAAATCGTGAACGGGTAACCGGCAGGGCTAAGTAAGATAATGCGGCGGAGCAGGAATCCTGCACCGCCGCTTTTTTCTATGCCGCGATTACTATAATCCTATTATTGAAGCCTCCGGATCAGATCAGATTGATCGCCCACCGCAAAAACCGCCTCCCCGCATTCGATCGCGCCGCGTTCGCGCACGAAAGAATACAGAAAGGCGGTATAGAAGCTGCGCGTTTTGTTCGCGGTTATTTATCTACGCTGGTGCTTGCGTTGTTTTGCGCAGGCTTCTTGGCATTCTTCTCAATCACTTCATCGGCATAATTCTGGTTCTTCGCATACTTCATGCTTTTATTGTCCTTCATCCGTTCCATTCAGCTGTCACCTCCCTTCGAATCAAGAAAGCGTGCCCTCCGGAAATAACCCCATCGTCTTAATATGCCGCTTCGTCTCCGGTGTTCCAAGTTCATACAGCTGCTTATAGATGCCCTCGATAAAGCCATCATAAGCCGAATTCATCCGTTCCACCGGTGCGCTGCCAAACGGGTGTGAGGTGAAATGAGCCATTTCCGCCTCGTCCTCGCTCGACAGCTCCTCGAATAGCTCCTGCAGCCGGTTCAATTCCTCCTCGTTAGCAACTATCTCCAGTTCAAAAGCCGCTGCTTCAGGGTCTTCGAGTATGGAGCCCGCTTGAACGGATACATAGTAATGCTTGCGTTCATAGAACGCCTCCCGGTCATGCCGTTCCTCCGATTGTCTGGTATCTTCATGCTCCTGCATAGCCAGATTCATCTCCTTAGCCTAACGTTTGCCTCCAAAGTAGCATCCCCA carries:
- a CDS encoding SDR family oxidoreductase, with the translated sequence MPQTQQAPQRPTSFPPQHQNQMPGIEAEMNPRPQFDSPAYLPAGKLKGKVAIITGGDSGIGRAVAVAYAKEGADLAIVYLNENNDAQETKRLVEAFGIRCLLLAGDIGDPLFCKKSVDDTIRQFGKIDIVVNNAAEQHPQDTIEQITPEQLERTFKTNVFGMFYLTQAASPHLHKGATIINTTSVTAYRGSPTLLDYSATKGAMVAFTRSLSMNLNPRGIRVNAVAPGPVWTPLIPSTFDAQQVAKFGSDTPLGRCGQPDEMAPAYVYLACEDSSYMSGQVMHVNGGEIVNG